The stretch of DNA gtgaaataagtgaattaggGATATAGTGTGTGGCCGACATGCCAAGAATTTAAgatatgattgtggctagtagtgcaaatgatttgagaggatgctataaagaatatgaaatgagcctcgactcaatttttttttaaaaatgactttgaaaatagaattgcttaaaagcttttgtactcaattcatgcccataagtgactgctttaactaatgctttgctttataaaaaTATCCAGTGtaatttgagttcttacatacttgtgtgttgaaattgtacattatcatttatggggaagagtattgcaagaataaatggtgtattgattgtttttgattttgatgtgtgtttctattgccggttggtatgccccattctttgggaagaacccatttgtgtttaaagttccaATTACAAATGGATTTggagtatatgatttctgaaatattttatatgttggtatttgaaattgaaagaggtgaaagtgtggaatattaaatacggccatcgtgccaggaataaagaatcctgtgaatggccaaatgagccaaggaaatattgtcgttgtgaatgactggtgagaatttatacaatgtgaaagatgttaaggtgagtacaattgtatttatgttacctgtatgtgcaaatcaaatcaaaaatgttcttgggagcatcattagcaaaactgaggaagggtgggtcataaggcccacacctgaaactatatgtcccggtgtaggggtggattgtgattattaccCTTATTTGGGAGGAAATTCAAATATTTGAGAAatttggattggaaaagtcaacccacacggcatatatCGGAAGGCAGCCTagttgatcgggtggagatctgatgccatgttgcgcacatggtggtactactcttggtaacaactttctttcgcatcacatctcaaaccacattgttcatggggagatggcctagccgatcgggcgtgatcggactatgcgctaacaaagatggtggtatatcggtgctaatgatctcccaaccaaaattgtatatgaagttcgtattttgaaaaattattatgttttaactggacatttggatattaaTGATTGTGACTtctatttctatgtgttgccttttcttatatgggcattctattttgaaataagacttttagctatacatactagtgctatttgatagtactaacgtcctttttgatgggggtgctgcatctttaatggatggaagtggttctacaacaggcggcattgaccagtgatagcagtacactcttttcagttgatttgatgagccccacttcatttcggggtcatgtatcttttgtttctcatgtactgtgctTTGAGGTATACccggggtcttgttgccggcattgacctattactcttctattgtacttagaggctccgtagataggttgtgggctgtggttgatgttgggaattgaactaaaaatattggtatttggaaatcatgtttttcattaattctataaactcgtaatattttggaaattatgaatcaagctgctaatgggaatgaaaaggaagttgttaataaaatctttttagtgtttgattaatggagtacatctcctctgtattcatggataagtttgggtagaatgaaatctaacatgcttgctcggccaggttctCTCGAtagagcaccggtcgcgctccccgaattTGGAGCGTGACATGACCTcaccactgaaccttcactaaagctatattCTTCCACGTCAACTTTTGAACCTACCGACCCTAAATAGCCATCGGCTTCACATCACAAGTCAGATCCCCATCTAGATGTactgtgttgaagtccaaaacatgtgacggaTCTCCATAATGCTTCCGGAGCATAAAAATAAGAAATACtaggtgaacacccgatagactaggtgtcaATTCATGTCTGTAGGcgacctccccaactctctcaagaacatcgaaaggaccaatataccgagggctcaaattgcccttcttcctgaacctcatcacacccttcatgggcgaaactctaaGCATAACCATCttacccaccatatatgcaatattacgaaccttcctatcagcataactcttctacttCGACTGTGATGTGTGTAGCCGCTCCTGGATCAACTTctccttctccaaggcatcacgGACtaaaatcagtgcccaacaacctagcctccccaggctcaaaccaaccaattggagaACGACAACTCCTCCTATATAagtcctcataaggagccatctggatactcgactgaaagttgttgttgtaggcgaactctaataatggaagaaattgatcccgtgaacccctgaaatccataatACAGGCATGTAGCATGTCCTTCAAGATCTGAATgatgcactcggactgcccgtctatcCAAGGATGGAATCTTGTACTCAATTCAACCCGTGTTCCCAACTCTTACTGCTcttctctccaaaactgtgatgtgaattGTGTGCCTCGGTCAGAAATTATGGAAATGGGCATGCCATGCAAATGGAAACTCTCCcagatgtaaatctgagccaaccgctctgaataataggaagtcatcaccgaaataaaatgtgcggacttagtcaacagGTCCACGATAACCGagactgcatcaaatttcttcaaggtctgtggtacgcctaccacaaaatccatagtgatgtggaaatagtaattcaaattTCTAAGAtaagttactttattttaaagtcttaattccaaacatatttttcataatctgtagtggaaatagtaattcaagcacaacacacgagtttgacttccccagcacaattatacaacccacactatgtctacggagcctctatagataaagatgagtacaatgataatgccggcaacaaggccccggctatacctcaaatagaatacataaagaacaaaggatacatgaccccgggatgaagtggggctcaccaagtcagctgggaagaaggtgtgctactatcactgatcaatatctcctgctgtggaaccacctgtatccatttaaaggatgcagcgcccccggcaaaagggacgttagtaccgtcgaatagtactagtatgaaaactaaacactaatttaagaattcagtaatacaagatgaatatgatgaaccaacgcagcaatagaataatatagataaccgtttaaatcATAGcgagcttattaaaagctatcaataacatttataggatttatgataagatcctctgtaaccatcttcacacaaagcggtcctgccgcctcacccgatgtatgcaggtggaagtgtacgtacaataccacaactctaatcaagcggccctgccgcctcaccccaatgtatgcgggtggatgtataaccacagggTCAAGAGCATATacaaagtggctatgccgcctctccccaatgtatgcgggtggaaatgcatcaatgataccaataccaacacaagtggccatgtcgcctcaccccaatgtatgcgggtggtggtgccacagcaataccaaaactatacacaaaacGGTCGTACTGCCTCACCCAAATGTAAgcaggtggaggtgcagtcccacaataccattgtaacgacccgataggtcgttttgagaatcTGCACTTCGATCAGAGTTTTGAGAGCTCGAGCATCTCCGCATGATGTGTTATGACATCCGTAAATCGtcggtgttggttttcaagttatctggaatcgatttggaaggatgaacttCAAGATTCAAGCTCTAAGATAGAAGAATTCACTAAGGTTGAATTTTTGGGTAAACGATCtcaaaattgggatttgaaggttccaacaggtttgtatgatgatttttgacttgggcgtatgttcggattgggttttggataacccgagagcaTTTTGGCGCATATTGTGAAAGCTAGCATTTTGGAAAAATTCATCATATTTGGGctaaagtgcatttcaatgttatcgatgtccgtttggtattccgagtctgagaattgctccgtatggtgattttggtattgggagcgcgtccgaaaatggatttggaggtccgtaggtcattttggagtcgtttggcaaaagttaaaaatttgaaggtttttgagaagtttgaccggaagtggactttttgatatcggggtcgaaatccgattgtggaagttgaagcaggtccgtaatgtcaaatgtgacttgtgtgcaaaatttgaggtcaatcggacatgatttgataggtttcggaatcggttgtggaagtttgaagtttcaagttcattgaattcgaattgaggtgtgattcatcgttttgatgttgttttttgtgtttttaggcctcgagtaggtccgtattatgttatgggacttgttggtatgtttgaacggggtcacaggggcctcgggtgtgttccgggAGGGCTACGGGAcattttcctcctattttgaactgctgAATCTATTATCTagttttccttcatcgcgttcgcgtacttGCACTcgcgcgtagtgttattttggtgCGTAGAATatttcctcttcacgttcgcaGCTACCCTCTCACGTTCACGAAGTTTTTCCaccttcttcttcgcgttcgcattccatatgtcgcgttcgcgaagtgcaaaccagtccccgggcactggtgatcattttcctcttcgcgttcatgTGTCTCTTACGCATTCGCGTAAGTCCTGTCCCTTGTTCATCGCGTTTGCATCCCGtttctcgcgttcacgaagggtattctgggcagcttttgttttctttttcgcgaacgcgatagttctTCCGTGTTCGCGATGCATAAAAGACCTGGGAAGTGTTCTTTTAAAAATCGCGATTTtgacttcattttaacatttccaagcccggattgaggcaattcttggagcaattttcatcttgtggactagggtaagtgttcaatactcatttttgatcttatatcCCGAATCTAccctcgtttttggtaattggattatgaattttatagaggaaattggaggttttgtcctaaagttcataatatgaatttttgagttttgaacatcgaattggagtcggatttaagtgaaactagtatggttggactcgtacttGAATGGGTGGCCgtattttgtgaaatttgtcaggttccgagatgcgggtcagggggtcgacttttgggtcaatttttagactttgttaaagattgatactttatgatccagaatagtctcttacgagttttatttgtgctttgaagttattttgattagatttgagccgccccaAGGTCATATCACCCAAGGAGTTCATTTTGAGTATCGGTTTGCCTTCTTTAAGGTAAGTGTTTTGGCTTAACTTTGTTGAATAAATTTTTCcaactatttgacattgtttgctacatgcgggggtgatacatatatgaggtaacgagcatatattcatgtgccagggtaaccatgctcgggggtaaaatatgttataaacTGTGTCTTGTAGAGTCACGTGATCTTCTTGTCGCATGCCTTACTtggctcctagatactaagaacatagtattaaatgttagaaactaagacttagcttattataacttgatcaaatttgatggaaattctgagaatacattggtgtgtttaattcggtcatcaatatgcataatcacTAATTCATTGCTACgaccgatattcttgagatactagattctatacttgtgttgtagatcatttgtgaaattttttggaatacttgaataaaaaggttcttgtgggtttattgaactattgttggcttggaaagttgtgattggtattcatttgaaatattcgtttaaacactccccttgacgttatttatgcttcttgccttgtttgtcattgatatacatatgcttggtaaggaagagtgtaaagcacgaagggtgatgtcgtgcctttTTTTatgcattatcatgtgagggagagtgtaaagaatgaagggtgatgccgtgccatattatttgagagttaaagcatgaagggtgatgccgtgctatattatttgagagttaaagcatgaagggtgatgtcgtgccatattatcgagagtaaaagcacgaaggatgatgccgtgtcatattattgagagtaaaagcacgaagggtgatgccgtgccatatcattatgagtaaaagcacgaagggttatgccgtaccatgttatgtgagtaaaagcacgaagggtgatgccatgccattgtatttatattattacaCTTTCATGTTATAGtgagttcatggcacgatggATGTGTCTGTGCaagtgaggacgagagacatgcattatgttgtgatatttctttCTTGCAGATACCTTCATGTCTTTACCTGGAGTTGTTATTGTCGTGTTCATGTATGTGATATGTCGTTACTGTTCTGTTTCTATCCTCTATCACCTTGTTGTCATGCTATCATGCCTTCTATTTGCTTAAACTTGATAATATCATGCCTATTTCCTGCTGTTATGATTTCATCCATGCCATCTATTTTGTTGCACTTAAGTGTAGGTCTTCTTCCATACTAGTCATTCATGTCCCTACTTGctaacttataaagatcatgtgtccGCTTCCTTATTTGTCATATTTGTCTTCATGCCTTCACCTTGCTAGTTAGTTGGAATTACATTCCTTTTTCCTAATCATTGTCATTACATATATACTTCCTGTTCAGTCTGTTACTAATGTTCTCATGTACACTCTCGTCCTCCATAGTTATTTGCATATTTCCCACTCTATCATTTCTATTATCGGCATTTCTGTCATTTGGTTGGTACTGCTTTACGcataattggtgaggatgagataaatgcacggagggtgttgccgtgccgttgaatttgatgtcttgggtatatttttcacattatgaaagttttgatgtgattgttgtgatttattggctttCGCTCTCAGGAAAGGATTGAGTGAGATTTTGATACCTGTTGAATTGCGTTTTCTTTTAGTACTCCGTTATTGCTTTGTATAATCGTTTCGTGTGCTCTACTATGTTGTACTGTAGTATAGTTTTATTGTTAGTTACATTACATGTTTTATCAATGAGCATCTTTTAaccaaagcctcgtcactacttcgacgaggttagacaagatacttactcagtacatggggtcagttgtactgatactacacttctgcacattgcgtacagctattggttgttgttgttgctgtgttctATAGTTGccgggattgaagatgtacctgcgttcctgttgtagctgtcccttgttcatggtagccctagaattataaaaactctgtttatgtacttttcaaacataagatatatttacttcatatcaacttgtaaattctattcttagaatctcatgatttgtactaccagtccttggggatgtATAAGACTTAGATAACTCCTTTGTTAAATTGTGTtattaaattaattgaaaatGGGAACTCGTTAATTAGCTTAGCTAGcaggatgggttaggtgccatcacaactagtgaattccaggtcgtgacaaccataatccctacacaaagcggtcatgccgcctcaccccaatatatatgcgggtggaggtgtatcacaatcacaatctctataccataatccccacacaaagcggtcatgccgcctcaccccaatgtatgcgggtggaggtgtatcccaatcacaatctctacacaacttggcataataactttcacataaatcacaactagaaattataacatgtggatacataatccatagtttgggacacatcctcaatttataatgcaatatgataagagcatttgaaacatgaattgaacatatatcttccccacaaaacttatcggaatactccatttataatcagcATCTtgaaacttacaaggatattgggaattccaattcttaaagaagagtttagccaacatacctcacttgagcttccttacactctaaatgttctggaattcttagctacttcaatctattttagaattataacaaattgaaccaaatttaggaagatgatcatggttctagcccatttgagcattttatcaaacacaaggtgtgcatatggtttcaaggcccttttttggagaattccatcatcccacaacccaatatttaccatgcctagttcaacaatcttcctacaccccttgatatcacatgcatgtaaataaacaaccctccttcccagaaattatcttgctaattatccaattctaaACAAAATTCGGAAGtgaggtttagggtgtagaatcttacctctaggatgaagacctagtgagtttcccttcttaatcttccaaaacttgggcaagaattgaagaacaattgttgaagaacaccttctcactctagggcactctctttcaatctaaaatatcaaattatagttcaaaaatggcccaaagagtgtatttaacgaaatagggtcgggttttaaaaacccaaaaatggagctacGGAACGAtactgcggtcgcatatgcgaccgcataatggatatgcggaccgcatatcggtcgcataattgctgacaaaaatgatcaaaaatttgTATGTGTATGCGTTCTCCCACTTCTGCTTCGGTATCTCCAATCTTTGACTCAACCCTCCTGctttttgatgctcatacttcacatgatgacaatttaaacaccgagagacataagcAACAATATCTTCTTCATTCTCCCCAACCAATAGCGTAGTTTCAATTCACGGTACATCTTCATGACATGTGAGTGAATGGAATAGCGCAAGCTGTGAGCCTTCTtaaggatcaaatctctcaacccatcaacatttggaacacaaatccagCTTTtaagccgcataacaccatcatcatcaatcacaacctccttagcaccaccccgcTGAACTGTGTCCCTCAACAACATCAAGTGAGGATCAttaaactggcgagccttgatgcgCTCCATCAAAGATGACTGAGCCACaatgcaagcaagaacccggctgggctccgaaacatccaatctcacaaactgattggccaaagcctgaacatccatggctagtggcctctctgctactggtaaatatgccaagctgcccatactctcagccttcctactcaatgaatcagccactacattggcctacccggatgatataatatagtgatatcgtaatctttcagcaactctaaccatctatgttgccgcaaattaaggtccttctgcttgaactGGTGCTGGAGACTTCGGTggttggtatagacctcacatggaatggCATATAGATTCTGCCAAATCTAAGTCatgcacaggataattcttctcatgaaccttcaactgtcgagacgcgtaggcaatcaccctactgtcctgcatcaacaccccGCCAAGCCCAATACACGACGCATCccaatacatggtgtaagatcTCAAacttgtaggtaataccaacactggggttatagtcaatgcagtcttgagcttctgaaagcttgcctcacactcctcagaccatctgaatggagcacccttctaggtcaacggTCTTGGCAAACATTGAACTAccttaatcttcttcggatccacctcgatcccctcactagataccacatggcacaagaacgccactgaataaagccaaaactcacacttggagaatttagcatatagcttcttctacCTTAAAGTCTGGAGTACGATCCTCACatgttgttcatgatcctcctggttatgtgagtacaccaatatatcatcaatgaatactatgacaaaagaatcaagatattggtggaacacactattcatcaagtgcataaaggcggttgcagcattggtcagcccaaaagacatcaccaaaaactcgtagtgaccatagagGGTCTTGAAAGCCATCGTAGAAATGTCAGAATCCTAAATCCTTCAACTaatgatacctagacctcaaatcaatctttgagaacactctggcatcttgaagttgatcaaataagtcatcaatgtgcggtAGTGGGTACCTGCTCTTGATAGTAACCTTCTTCAAccacctgtaatcaatacacatccttatagtgccatccttcttcttcaccaaTAGGACCAGTgcacccaaggcgacacactaggcccgatgaagcccttatcaagtaattcctgcaactgttccttcaactccttcaactcaataGGTTCCATGTTATACGgtgaaatagagatgggctgagtgtccggtacCAAGTGAATACCAAACTCAATGTCCCTGTCTGGTGGCATGCACAACAGGTCTGCTGGAAATACCTCTAGGAAATCTTAGTACCATAAATGACTAaatggtaggagtatcatcactaacatccctcatgaaggacaaatatgccaaacatcacttcTCAACTATCCATTGAGCCTTCAAATGCGAAATCACTTCGCAAGGAACATAATCCAGGgagcctctccactccaacctcggcaTCCTGGCgtcgccaatgtcacagtctttgtgtgacaatccagaatagcgtaACACGGAGATAGAcaatccatgcccaatatcaTGTTAAAATCAACCATGTTGagtagtaaaagatcaactcttcTCTCATAACCCTCAATAGTCATCACACACGACCGACTCACATGGTGCACAATAATAGAATCATTTACCAGCGTATATACATGAATAGGCGTAACTAAAGAATCACGatgcatatccaaataacgagcaaagtatgatgacacatatgagtaagtggaaataggatcaaataatattgaagcatccttgtggcacaCCAAAAAAATACTTGTGATCAAAGCAtcggaagcaactacctctggtctggcgggaaaagcatagcatcgagcctgaccaccactTGATCGACctacccctctagggcgacctcgaactGCCTAAgacccaccccgagctggctgagcgggtggtgtagtaactggtgTGGAAGTAGCAGCCTGACCTCTCTACTGCCCCGGACCTCCAATAAAACAGGGGCAAACACTCCTCACATACCccaactccccacactcatagcaacctcaATCTAGGGATGACTGCAGAGCCTAAACTGGACCTCGAGAACTAGAATAGCCACTAGAAGAGCCCAGTACTGACGAACCCTAAATTGATGGAGCATGGTACGAACTCTAAGTTGGGAGTGCAATGAAAGATATCTGAACTAGACGagtactgtatgaaccatggctaactGATGCTCCATTACGAaccggacgagccatctgagcgggcttATAAGGATGACCTCTACTGTGATGTGACTAAACCACGTAAACCATGCGGCCTCTTTCCCTCGTGCTCCTCACGCTCAAGTCTGCGAACCTACTCCAAGGGCCTAGAAATCTCGAACACTTGGTCAAACCTAACATTTATCGCGTCCTCTCGAGCCACACTGAAGCATAtgccatagttgaggccatcgaTGAGCCTCCtgatgctctctctctctctctctctctctctctctctctctctctctctttctctttcaGTAGGAACCAACCATACTGCATGAAAAGCCAAATCTGTGAATCTCATCTCGCACTGAGTCACTGTCATACCCTCCTGATGTAGCTGATCAAGTTGCCTATGAAACTCTTCTCTGTGAGTCTGGGaaataaacttctccaagaagagaactaGG from Nicotiana tomentosiformis chromosome 11, ASM39032v3, whole genome shotgun sequence encodes:
- the LOC138901310 gene encoding uncharacterized protein; this encodes MDVQALANQFVRLDVSEPSRVLACIVAQSSLMERIKARQFNDPHLMLLRDTVQRGGAKEVVIDDDGVMRLKSWICVPNVDGLRDLILKKAHSLRYSIHSHVMKMYRELKLRYWLGRMKKILLLMSLGV